A genome region from Gossypium hirsutum isolate 1008001.06 chromosome A04, Gossypium_hirsutum_v2.1, whole genome shotgun sequence includes the following:
- the LOC107949381 gene encoding uncharacterized protein: protein MKFFSELGSCYRPSTSHRDEDKASLRTTRHAERTITKSGGGSASSPSRYWRPVLQAIREDGKITEKRTPNKNKSKGKYTSKPYRVGHDENSYYSRNNNIEPMVIPAFSPTPFMF, encoded by the exons ATGAAGTTCTTCTCTGAATTAGGTTCCTGTTATCGCCCATCCACATCCCATCGAGATGAGGATAAGGCTTCTCTCCGCACCACCCGCCATGCAGAACGTACTATTACCAAGTCAGGCGGTGGCTCTGCCTCCTCACCAAGTCGATATTGGAGACCGGTTCTTCAAGCAATCAGGGAAGACGGCAAGATTACGGAAAAGAGAACTCCCAATAAAAACAAATCGAAAGGGAAATATACGTCTAAGCCTTACAGAGTTGGCCATGATGAGAATTCCTACTACTCCAG GAATAATAACATTGAGCCGATGGTTATACCTGCGTTCTCTCCGACACCCttcatgttttaa